Genomic window (uncultured Fusobacterium sp.):
AAAGTTCCTCTATTTTTGGAACTCAACTTCGTCTTCAAACACGTCGGAATTTTTAGCGTCAGATTTCGTAACTCTCTTTTTATTAATGTTTACAGGACTTCGATAAATCTTCGCCTGTATCTCAAAAGTAATAGTCGTTTACACTCCTTTACTTTTGGAAATTACATTTAGCTGATATTAGGAGTATTAAAAAATATAAGTTTTGTTAATGTAAAGGTTCAAAGAAACTTCGTTTCTGCGTCTCAAAAGTAGTAGTCGTTTGCACTCCTCTACTTTTGGAAATTATAGTTTAAGTAATTAATTTCCTTAGGAAAAGAAAAAAGCTGAAAAATCAACAACTTAATTGATCTTTCAGCTTTTCTTTTTATAATTTAACTGCTTTTAACTATGCTTTATATTTTATTTTTCCTTTTACAAGTGTCATATCTACACTGTAATCTGGGTTAAGAATTACTAAGTCAGCATCTTTTCCTTCTGCTACTTCTCCAGCATTTAATCCGAATTCTCTAGCAGCATTTGTACTTGTCATTTTTACTGCATCAAAAATGCTATATCCTAATTCAATAATATTTTTAAATGCTTTATCTAGAGTAAGTACACTTCCAGCTAATGAATCATTGCTTACTAATCTAGCTTGATTATCTTTTACATAAACATCTAGTTCTCCTAGTTTATAGTTTCCTTCAGCAAGTCCAGTAGCACTCATAGCGTCTGTTATACATTCTATTTTGTCAACACCTTTAGCTCTTATCATAAGTCTTACTGTTTCAGGATGAACGTGAATTTTATCGAAAATAACTTCTGCCATAATATCATCACTGTTTAATACAGCTCCTGCAACTCCAAGTTCTCTATGGTTAATTCCTCTCATTCCATTAAATGTATGAGTTGAGTGTCCTAATCCAGCTTTTATAGCTTTTTGAACATCATCAAAGAATATAGCAGAGTGTCCTATTGATACTACAACACCTTGACTTCTTAAATATTTAATAGCTTCAAGAGCTGAATCTCCTTTTGGTGACATTGAGAATAATTTTACTAATCCAGGTTTTACAGATAAAAATTCTTTTATCTCTTCAATTCCAGCAGGTTTTATATATTTTTCATTTTGTGCTCCTTTATATTGAACATCAAAATATGGTCCTTCCATATGAACTCCAAAAATATTAGCTCCATCTAGCTCTTTATTTTGTAATTCTCCTGCTATTGATAATACTTTTTCTAGATTTTCTTTTGTACTTGTTAAAGTTGTTGCTAAAAAGTTTGTTGTTCCATGTTTAGCTACAAAAGTTGAAATAGTTTTTAAAGCTTCTGTTGTTCCATCCATAGCATCTGCACCATTTGCTCCGTGAATATGTACATCTATAAATCCTGGTACAACATATTTACCTTGTAAATCTATCGCTTGTTCATAGAAAGGATGATCCTTTTCCATGATTTTTTTTATTTTTCCATCTACTAACAAAATATCCCCAGTTATAATTCTATCGGCTAAAACAATCTTCCCATTTTTTAAAAGCATTTTTTCCATGAATTTCATCTCCTTTAAGATTGAATTAAAAAAACATATCATTTTCTTTATAATAATATTTTATTACATTTTCTCTTTTTTCTCAATAGTTTTTTAATTCTTTCCCAAAAAGAAATCTCCATGTATACATAATTTCCTTTGATAGATTTTAAAATTTTCATATTAATTTACCTTTCTACCTCAATGAAAAAATTAGATTTCATCAATATTATCTATCCCTTCTGAAGACTCATCATAATCTTCAGAAACACTATTTTCATCTTCACTTGTATCATTTAAAATTTTTTTATTTAAAGAGATTTTATTTTGATCTTCTTCTATTACTTCTAAAACTTTTCTTTCAATCTCGTCAAATAACTCTTTCTCATTTTCCAATCTTGTTTTTACATTTTCTTTTCCTTGTCCTAATCTAATATCTCCAAAGCTAAACCAAGCACCAGATTTTTGAACTATATCATTATCTAAAGCGATATCCAAAACTTCTCCTACCTTTGATATTCCTTTACCATACATAATTTGGAAAGATGCTTCTTTAAACGGAGGAGCTACCTTATTTTTAGTAATTTTTACTAAAGTTTCATTTCCTATAACTTCATCACCTTGTTTTACTTGCCCAACTCTTTTTACTTCCATTCTAACTGATGCATAGAATTTTAGAGCTTTTCCTCCAGTAGTTGTTGTTTGAGGTCCAAAACCAAAACCACCTATCTTATCTCTAATTTGATTTATAAATATCATTGTTGTCTTTGATTTATTTAAAGTTGCAGTTAATTTTCTTAAAGCCTTTGACATAAGTCTAGCTTGAAGCCCCATCTGTTGATCTGACATCTCTCCATCTATCTCTACTTTAGGAACAAGGGCTGCTACTGAGTCAACTACAATTATATCCACAGCATTTGATCTAACTAAAAGATCAGCTATCTCCAATGCTTGTTCTCCAAAATCTGTTTGAGATATTAAAAGCTCCTCTACATCTACTCCTAAAGCTTTAGCATATACAGGA
Coding sequences:
- the nagA gene encoding N-acetylglucosamine-6-phosphate deacetylase is translated as MEKMLLKNGKIVLADRIITGDILLVDGKIKKIMEKDHPFYEQAIDLQGKYVVPGFIDVHIHGANGADAMDGTTEALKTISTFVAKHGTTNFLATTLTSTKENLEKVLSIAGELQNKELDGANIFGVHMEGPYFDVQYKGAQNEKYIKPAGIEEIKEFLSVKPGLVKLFSMSPKGDSALEAIKYLRSQGVVVSIGHSAIFFDDVQKAIKAGLGHSTHTFNGMRGINHRELGVAGAVLNSDDIMAEVIFDKIHVHPETVRLMIRAKGVDKIECITDAMSATGLAEGNYKLGELDVYVKDNQARLVSNDSLAGSVLTLDKAFKNIIELGYSIFDAVKMTSTNAAREFGLNAGEVAEGKDADLVILNPDYSVDMTLVKGKIKYKA
- the recA gene encoding recombinase RecA → MSAKKVEETSKEKALENAIKQISKEFGEGSIMKLGENLSMNIEVIPTGSINLDAALGVKGVPRGRVIEVYGAESSGKTTIALHIVAEAQKNGGVAAFIDAEHALDPVYAKALGVDVEELLISQTDFGEQALEIADLLVRSNAVDIIVVDSVAALVPKVEIDGEMSDQQMGLQARLMSKALRKLTATLNKSKTTMIFINQIRDKIGGFGFGPQTTTTGGKALKFYASVRMEVKRVGQVKQGDEVIGNETLVKITKNKVAPPFKEASFQIMYGKGISKVGEVLDIALDNDIVQKSGAWFSFGDIRLGQGKENVKTRLENEKELFDEIERKVLEVIEEDQNKISLNKKILNDTSEDENSVSEDYDESSEGIDNIDEI